The segment GGATGGCTTCGACGGTGACACCGTCACGGATGAGATCGATGCTTCGGCCGGGCAGGGCGCGCCTGGATGGCTTGGTCGCCTGTGACAGATCGCGATCGTCGCTGATTGAGATGCCCACGGTGTGACCTCCGAGCCCTTGCCGGATCTGCCCGGTCCCGTTCTCGGCGGGCGGCTCGGCTCGGCTATCGGCACATCGAGCGAGGTGTCGGCACACGTTTCCGTCGAGGCACGACTGGCGCTTGTCGCAGGTTGGCTCGCCGACACGAGTTCAAGTGATTCGCGATGTCCGCCGATGTCTGGTGCACAGCCCCTTCGGAGAAAGGTTCGACGTTGATCACGACTGGATGCGTCCGCAGCAGCGACCTCGACAGTCCCGCTCGGTGCGGAACTCAGCACTACGCGCTTATCGAACAACTCGCGCTCGAGAAGTGCGCACTGCAGGTGCCACGAAGATCTGACACCTCGCAACAGATTGAAGACGATCTCGACGGCCTACTCGCCTCCTACGACGACATGGGTCGCGCAGATCTCGCTGAGGCGTTCGCGTCATTTCGCGCGGCTGCGCTCCAGCACGCTGGGTCATGTGGCGATCTGCAGGGCTCGGCGTCGGCGATCCTCGGTCCATTGAGCCGAGAGGTAGTGCACGACCTGAAGGTCCGTGCAGCGCAGGTCCGGTGTCACGGGATAGGCATTGGCGAGCCAGCCGTTGCACGAGCGCTCGCATCTCTGTACGACGCTCACGCCGCACTCGGTGCCGCTTTGGCATCCGCTGTCGAGCCGGGAGTCCTGGTCGTCCCCGGGCTGCCCGGCTGAGAGGCGCCCAAGGGTCGTTGGTCACGCAGGGCTACGGGAGTGACGTAGGTCATACGAGGCCGCGGTATCGCCGAGCTTCGGGCATGCCGATGACCCTCCATGACAGGCACCACCCACCGATCACCCATCAGGAGAAACACATGGACCACGACACCACCAAGACTTTCGACCTCCGCTTGGTCGACGATCTCGGCACCGGCTATCACCTGCACTACCACCGCGGCTCCACCGCGCTTCTCGTCAACCTGTACGAGGAGGGCCAGTGGGTCTGGGGCGACGAGGTTGAGACGGACGCGCGATCGATCGAGTACATGCTGACCACCCCGAGCAGCGTCGCACGCGCCATCGCAGATGACGAGGCGGACGGCTTCGTGGCCGAGGCGTTCGCGGATGGATTCGCGGAGATCGCGAAGTCCGTTCATATGGACTTCGAACTTGCGGACCCGACCAGCAACTCGAAGGTGAGATGCCGGATGGACCTGGTGGATGAGGACAACTCGGCCTTCTACGCACTCGGCGTCTCATTCACGGTCAGCAGCGAAGTCCTCCTGACCGAGACAGCGCACATGGATGCGCTCCTCGACTGACGGCCATTTCCACCAACGCGCGGCCTGCGCATACGGGCGCCGCCGTAGAGCCCAGCCGATTTCCGCACGCTGGACGCTCGCCGGAGCATCCAGGACTAACAACTAGGAACCCTCGCCATGAGTATCAACCACGCATACCTCAACTTGCCCTACCCCCTGCCCATCGTCATCGACCGCCTCCCGGGTGATCGCGGACCTACTCTTCGCGCCACCAGCCCCCGGTGGTCGGGCGCACACGGTGATGGATGGAGCCTCGACGAGGCACTCGATTCACTCCTCCCCCAGATCAGCGACATGCAGCGTCCGAAGGCGGCCACCGTCGAAGCACTCCGGTCGGCCGGCTACGACCAAGCGACCATCGATGCGTGGGCCACTCACGTCACTGGCTACCGCCTGTGGGCCCTCCGCAACGACGCCGGAGAGGCAGTCCGGCGCATCGGCGAGTACGTGGCACGCGGCATCGCACCTGAAGCAGCATGCCGCTACATCGACCTCGGGCTCAGCGCCCACTCTGCTGAGACACTCCAGCAGCGCGGGGTCACCCCGGAGATGGCTATGCCGTATTCACAAAGGATCGGCGACTTCTTGGCCGAGCACTATGGCGAATACGTGCCGGTCATTATCGCCGAGAACGAACGAGAGTTGTTGGCCTGGATCATTTCCGAGTTCGATGCAGACCAGGCTGCCTTCTACATCCACGCAGGCGTCGACCCGGACCGCGCACCATCATGGCGCGAGACCGTGGAGAAGCACGCCATCACCGCAACGGACCTCTGCGACCTCGTTCGCGCGGGCTTCTCGCCCGAAGCCGTAGATGAAGCGGCTAGTCGCGACAGTGGCGGAGCGGCGCAAGTGGCGGAGGCAGCACGCACCCTTCTGGCACTGAAGCAGCCGAGACCGGGATACTCGTGGGGCTATCCGCACACTACCGGCGATCCGTGGGCTGCCCCTTCGAAGCATCCCTCGGCTGAGACTGGGCCGGAGCCTCCGTTCTGAACACGAGCCGCGACGCCGTGGCACTTGGTGATCGACCGAAGTGCCACGGCAGGCGAGGCAGGACCACGATCGCTTGGTGACGTTGTCTTCGCCCAAGTCCGGCATGGCCGCATGAGGGGTGGCGAACAGCATCGGCACGAGCTCACGCCTGCCCGTCAGGGCCTGGTCGCCGAGCGTCGTTCCGACACGCCGCGACCCAGTTCTCCCACGCACTCAAACCAGTCAAGACAGCCAGTCGAGCGACGTCCGACTTCCAGATCCTCCGGCGGCCCGGCGAGGTTGAATTGCCCGTTCGCAGGACTTGATGCGAGAGGTCCTCCCAGTCGTCTTCGAGCTGGGCGATCGTTTCGAGAGTCCATGTGAGCGACAGTTGGTCACGGAGAATCTCGCGCGGCTCCGAGGGTTCGTAGGCGTCACTCCACCAGTCGACCGATCGGCGGCGGCCGATCTGGAAAGCCATCTCGGTGAAAGCGGACAGAGTGAGGTTGAGCGCCGCGGGCGCAGGCTGGCGGTAGAGCCGCCGAGCTTCGAGGTGTGCTGTACGAATGACGACCACGTCGTCTGCGGGCCACTTGAAGTTGACTGATCGTACGGTGTCCACCGACCTCATCACTGCCCCACGCACTTCGGGTTGACCGCGGTACGGCCAAACGGCACGTCGCTGCGCGGGACAACATTAGTTCCCAGGCGCTTCAGCTCCGCCGTCCCAGGGGAAGACACCCGCCAGCAGTTCCCGAACGTCGGTGTCGAGCGCGCGGGCAACGACGTCCAGGGCCTCCAGCGACGGCAGCCGCCGCCCCCGCTCGTAGCTGTTGATCGTGAACGGTGAGAGGTCAACGCGCGCACTCAGATCCGCGAGGCTCAGTCCCATCGCCTCGCGACGACCTCTGATCGCCTGACCTAGTAGGACCCTGCCCCGTGAGTGACGGTCGGATCGCTCTGGCACATTCGAACACTACAGTCGACGCCTTTCGCCACACCCTGCGCAGCACCTTTGACGTAGCCGACGGCGTGGGTGGCCACTCGTGTGCGGGCGAGAAGGAAAGGCGCCAGGGGTCCACGCCTCGGCGTTTTGCCTGAGCCGTGAGGCGATCGTACTGGTCAAAAGTCAGACGTCCGTCCACAGTCTTCGGCACGTCTTCCGGGCCTGACGCTCCCGCGGCTAGGCACAGGCACACCACGTGAGGACGGAGCCCAGACTGCACCCAGTCGATGGGAGCGGCAGGTGGGTTCTCAGTGTCAGTGCCGGTCAAGCACGCGTACATCGAAAGCGTCTGCACGAACTCGGCTTGGCGCGGCGCATATCCCGCGTCCGACCAGGTCTTTGCCTCGAACGGGTTGAAACGCAGACCCCACCAGTGGACCGCTTCCACTTCAGCCATGCCCACGGACAGCCAGCCATCGCGGTGCCAGCGATCGTTCGGCGCCGAGTTGGCTATCGCGCGAGCAGGGTCCTTCAACAGAGAAACGCGGGCTGGGGCGCCGTGGTCATCGGACGTCTGCGGTCCTTGCATGCGACCAGCTCCTGTCTGGGTACACGTGTAGTCTTGGTACGTAACGTACCGTACGTTACGTCTTTCACCCAAGGAGTCACATGCCCGTCAATCTGTCCCCTCGGAGTCTTCAAACGGCCCTGGCCGCGCTCAAGATGACGTCGTCGGATGTCGATGCGTGGTTGTACCTCGTCGACACGTGTCAGCCGGAGGTGATCATCGAGGCGGCGAAGGCATGGGCATGGGAGGGGATCCCGGGCCCTGACGCGATCCGTTGGCATCAGGCGGGCTGGCTCCCTGCTCCCTCCGTACCGTGGTGGCTGAAGGGCTTCTCTCCGGAGCAGGCGTCGTTCGTGTCCTCTCGATTCAAGACGCTGGGCCTGGAGGCTCCTCAGGTCCAGGACTGGCTCTACTCGCCCCTCCTCCCCGACGACATCGTGCTCTGCGCGGCCGTGGGGGTGAGCAGCCTTCGGGATGCCATGGAGATCGTGAGCCGGTTTGATCGGGACCTTTCGCTGAGAGGTTGCCTTACCGTCCAGGCCGCGATGAACGGCACCGATGTCCGAGCGCTGAATGGGACAAGGCGTTGACCGCTCATCCAGACGACGCCGTAACCCAGATCGGGCCGCACCTCTCGGCGAACGCGGTCGAGCTCGCTCGGCTCGTAGCCGCAGGGTGCGGTGGAGACCTGACCAAGGCTCAGCGGATGGTCGACTGCCCTCACCACCAAGCAGAAGGCAAGCGACAAGCCAGCCTGCTCAGCGAGTGGGCAACCACGGGAGTTCCCCCTAGGACAGGGCTTAAGTGGTCGCGACACGGGTTTCCCGCGCACACCACCGAGGTCATGGCCGCCAAGAACGGGTGGACCCCGCGCCAGTACCGCGCCTTACTGCTCATCGATAGCCTCGACGCCGCCCAGCACCGGGACAACGACGTCCCGTACATGGCCCGCGTGGACGCGTGGGTGTCCAGCTCAATCCCTGCCGAGTGGGTGCTCCGCTATCGCTCGGCCGGCTACTCGCCTTGCGGAGCCCAGGAGCTCGAGCCGAAGCGCCTGGGAGGCGAACTGTTGAGCGAGGCAGTCGCGACGCTCGTAGCGCTTCGCGGCACATCCATGGCGGTCTGGCTCGACTACGCCACTCGGCCCGACGAGCTATGAACAGCGAGCCGAACCGCATGGCCGACCTCGTAGGGCCCTTCTACAGCGCGGAGTCAGTTGCTGCTCGCTTGGATGGCGATGGTGCGTGCCCATCCGGCATGGAAGGGATCCTGGCCCTGCTGTCGGTTGACACTGCCGACGGCACGACGCTCTACCCGACCTTTCAGTTCGGCACCGACGGCCGCGTGCGGTCGGAGCTGAATCCACTTCTCCGGATCGTGGCTGGAGGTCCAGCCTGGTCCGCGGCCGTATGGCTTCGCACTCCCAACGAACAGTTGGACTGGCTGACCCCCGAATGCGCTGTCGCCAACCCCGACTACCGGAGGGTTGCCGAGATGCTCGCCCGCGCGTGGCTGAGCAGATTCCATGCCTAGTTCTTGTCCGACTCTTCCGTCCCCGCCCTCGAGCAGACGTACCAAGCAGGCCGATCCGATCCGTACCCAGGAGGCACCAACGCATGTTGGACCTGAATGAGCCCTTGCCCTTGAGCCGATGGATGGAGGGGCACGTGACGATCTACTGGAAATCCGGGAGCTCCAGCACCCACCGCATGTCCCGGCAAACCGTGGAGCGCATGCGCATGATGATCGACGAGCGCCAGGGCCCCGACCGGCTGCACTTGTACGACGACGCCTTCATGCAATACCAGTCGAAGGAGATCCTCCTTCTCGAGTGGACGGCGACGCCCGACTACGGATGGCCACTCACGCCAGAGGAGCGCGAGGCCCAGCAAGCCAATGGCTTTCACGGAGGCATCATCACGGCGCTGGTCGACCTTTGGCGTGATGAGGGCGGGTTCGAGCCCAGCTACTCGGCGAAGGCCATGGTTCTGCTCCACCAAGGCATCACCGAGACGGTCGACATCGATGGTTTTGCCAGAGTTGCCCGCCGCACTGAAGGACGCGATGGGGCCTCAATGGTGCAACGCGCGTATGCCGCGGTCGATGTAGAGCCTCTCCTGGACGACGCCGAAGTGAACGCGGCACCCTCACCCAAGGATCAAGGCGCCGAGGCCGGACGTTCAGGGGATGAATCGAGTACGGACGGCTCGATCGGCCCCAACGAGTCGGGAGACGCGGACTAGTGAGCGCTGCACCTGTTGTGACGCTCGACGCCCCAGAGGATCCCGTGCCATTGCCAGGCGGCCCACGAGCAACCGCTCAACAGCACGACGTCATCGGATCGGTCGGTCCGATAACGGCACTCCTGTGGGACCTCGACAACGTGACTACCAAGTGGCGCCACCTTCCTGAGCTCGTCGCCGTACTCGGGGAGTTTGCGGGCCCGCACGCTCCCAAGATCGCGGCAGGTAGACGGAGCACAGCTCGCAGGTGGGCACCGCTGCTGAACGAGTGCGGCTTCGAGACGCACTCGGGCGGCCGAAGCAAGTCCGGCGCGGACCGCCAACTCCTCGTGCGCGCTCGTCAGTTGCACCGTTCGGGGGTGCATCGCTTTCTGCTCGCTAGCAATGACGGAGACCTGGCTCGCGTCGCCAAGCTGGGCGAGCTACACGTCGTGACACTCGACCGGCGTCACGTGAGCCAAAGGCTCGTCGGATGCGCCAGCTCGATCGTGGTGCTTCGTCCCATCCCGGCGCTGGCGCATCCCGAGAGTGCGGCTTGGACCCTCGGGGACGTTACGCCGCACGCATGATCCGACGGTCAAGCACGGGGGTGGACTTTGTCCCCCAACATTGGCAGTCCCCATGTCCCCAGCAGGCGGCGGCTAGACGCACGCAAAACCGGCCCGAACTTGGGTGAGTGAAAATGTGCGGGCCCGCTCATCATGGATAGATGGACGAGCCTGACCCTTCGCTCCTGACACTCC is part of the Nocardioides cavernae genome and harbors:
- a CDS encoding helix-turn-helix domain-containing protein, with the translated sequence MPERSDRHSRGRVLLGQAIRGRREAMGLSLADLSARVDLSPFTINSYERGRRLPSLEALDVVARALDTDVRELLAGVFPWDGGAEAPGN
- a CDS encoding antitoxin Xre/MbcA/ParS toxin-binding domain-containing protein, coding for MADLVGPFYSAESVAARLDGDGACPSGMEGILALLSVDTADGTTLYPTFQFGTDGRVRSELNPLLRIVAGGPAWSAAVWLRTPNEQLDWLTPECAVANPDYRRVAEMLARAWLSRFHA
- a CDS encoding NYN domain-containing protein codes for the protein MPLPGGPRATAQQHDVIGSVGPITALLWDLDNVTTKWRHLPELVAVLGEFAGPHAPKIAAGRRSTARRWAPLLNECGFETHSGGRSKSGADRQLLVRARQLHRSGVHRFLLASNDGDLARVAKLGELHVVTLDRRHVSQRLVGCASSIVVLRPIPALAHPESAAWTLGDVTPHA